A window of Planctomycetota bacterium contains these coding sequences:
- the rnhA gene encoding ribonuclease HI produces the protein MGSDDDAEVVLFTDGACSGNPGPGGWAYILRHPASGRESAASGSEPLTTNNRMELTAAVQGLAQLKRRTRVELVTDSVYVGTGLSEWLPRWKSQGWQRREKGKLVPIKNEDLWRELDRLAGLHEVVYTHVAGHAGHPENERCDTMAVAAYQPLLPRKR, from the coding sequence ATGGGCAGCGACGACGACGCCGAGGTGGTGCTGTTCACCGACGGGGCGTGCAGCGGCAATCCCGGCCCCGGGGGCTGGGCCTACATCCTCCGCCATCCCGCCAGCGGGCGCGAGTCGGCGGCCTCGGGCAGCGAACCGCTGACCACCAACAACCGGATGGAGCTGACCGCCGCCGTCCAGGGATTGGCGCAGCTCAAGCGGCGGACGCGCGTCGAGCTGGTCACCGACAGCGTCTACGTCGGCACCGGGCTGTCGGAGTGGCTGCCGCGCTGGAAGAGCCAGGGCTGGCAGCGGCGCGAGAAAGGGAAGCTCGTCCCGATCAAGAACGAAGACCTGTGGCGCGAGCTCGACCGCCTCGCCGGCCTCCACGAGGTGGTCTATACCCACGTCGCCGGCCACGCCGGCCATCCGGAGAACGAGCGCTGCGACACGATGGCCGTGGCCGCCTACCAGCCCCTCCTGCCGCGCAAGCGGTGA
- a CDS encoding HAMP domain-containing protein: protein MASTKLGELLGETSLERKCRFLFGLCLLVLITGSFWWYGSRTEALVYESTRTTGRHLVDAIMLQRHWVTLEANRSKYEPLIEKLGRDLQREPYEWVLLDPVAPPDVADGYARLDVAVLDYFRSRPAPAEADAAVPPGTGEEREFRTSDRSEYHYYQPIRARERCLVCHAYRGPTAQPVPPPPDAPPPEALAAGALLAVVKVVMPDGATRTAINWNRATLLAAAIMTWFLSMLAAWAIVRWVIVKPLEHLRDVSDEVRRGNVEARAEIHTTDEFEELGVAFNRMLRGLVDTQEALQKTNGTLDEKVDELAQANLHLYEMNRLKSDFLATMSHELRTPLNSIIGFSDVLGSIESLDDKQRRYVQNIRSSGRMLLEMINDILDLAKIEAGKMEVRAVPFDVEAVVSAQCDMVRPLAEKKEIDVAFEVGPGLEVIVQDQAKVQQILANLLSNAVKFTPGGGRVDVRARLLPGAAGGGELVLDVVDTGVGIAAEEQQTIFEKFRQGGLPRRGDDAMTREYSGTGLGLSIVRELCRLLGGDVAVESQLGRGSRFTVRLPVGIPEDRAPPALAEQVVA from the coding sequence ATGGCCTCCACGAAGCTGGGCGAATTGCTGGGCGAGACGAGCCTGGAGCGGAAATGCCGCTTCCTGTTCGGGCTCTGCCTGCTGGTCCTGATCACCGGCAGCTTCTGGTGGTACGGCAGCCGCACCGAGGCGCTCGTCTACGAGAGCACGCGGACAACCGGACGGCACCTCGTCGACGCGATCATGCTCCAGCGCCACTGGGTGACGCTCGAGGCCAACCGCAGCAAGTACGAGCCGCTCATCGAGAAGCTCGGCCGCGACCTGCAGCGCGAGCCCTACGAGTGGGTCCTGCTCGATCCGGTCGCCCCCCCCGACGTCGCCGACGGCTACGCCCGGCTCGACGTCGCGGTCCTCGACTACTTCCGCTCCCGGCCGGCCCCGGCCGAGGCCGACGCCGCGGTTCCCCCCGGCACCGGCGAGGAGCGCGAGTTCCGCACCTCCGACCGCAGCGAATACCACTACTACCAGCCGATCCGCGCCCGGGAGCGCTGCCTCGTCTGCCATGCCTACCGCGGGCCGACCGCCCAACCGGTGCCTCCGCCCCCGGACGCCCCCCCCCCCGAGGCGCTGGCCGCCGGCGCCCTGCTGGCGGTCGTCAAGGTGGTGATGCCCGACGGCGCCACGCGGACGGCGATCAACTGGAACCGGGCCACGCTCCTCGCCGCCGCGATCATGACCTGGTTCCTGTCGATGCTCGCCGCCTGGGCGATCGTCCGCTGGGTGATCGTCAAGCCGCTCGAGCACCTCCGCGACGTCAGCGACGAGGTCCGCCGTGGCAACGTCGAGGCCCGCGCCGAGATCCACACCACCGACGAGTTCGAGGAATTGGGGGTGGCCTTCAACCGCATGCTCCGCGGCCTCGTCGACACCCAGGAAGCGCTCCAGAAGACCAACGGCACCCTCGACGAGAAGGTCGACGAGCTCGCCCAGGCCAATCTCCACCTCTACGAGATGAACCGGCTGAAGAGCGACTTCCTCGCCACCATGAGCCACGAGCTGCGCACGCCGCTCAACAGCATCATCGGGTTCTCCGACGTGCTCGGGTCGATCGAATCGCTCGACGACAAGCAGCGCCGCTACGTGCAGAACATCCGCTCGTCGGGGCGGATGCTCCTCGAGATGATCAACGACATCCTCGACCTGGCGAAGATCGAGGCGGGGAAGATGGAGGTCCGGGCGGTGCCGTTCGACGTCGAGGCGGTCGTCTCGGCGCAGTGCGACATGGTCCGGCCGCTCGCCGAGAAGAAGGAGATCGACGTCGCCTTCGAGGTCGGCCCCGGGCTCGAGGTCATCGTCCAGGACCAGGCCAAGGTCCAGCAGATCCTCGCCAACCTCCTCTCCAACGCCGTCAAGTTCACCCCGGGGGGCGGGCGCGTCGACGTCCGCGCGCGCCTCCTCCCCGGTGCCGCCGGCGGGGGCGAGCTGGTCCTCGACGTCGTCGACACCGGCGTCGGGATCGCCGCCGAGGAGCAGCAGACGATCTTCGAGAAGTTCCGCCAGGGGGGGCTGCCGCGCCGTGGCGACGACGCGATGACGCGCGAGTACTCGGGCACGGGCCTCGGGCTGTCGATCGTCCGCGAGCTGTGCCGCCTCCTCGGCGGCGACGTCGCCGTCGAGAGCCAGCTCGGGCGCGGGAGCCGGTTCACGGTGCGGTTGCCGGTGGGGATTCCCGAGGATCGGGCGCCGCCGGCGCTCGCGGAACAGGTGGTCGCCTGA